The following are from one region of the Lacinutrix sp. Bg11-31 genome:
- the gcvH gene encoding glycine cleavage system protein GcvH — translation MNIPSELKYTKDHEWVKIEGDVITIGITDFAQSELGDIVYVEVETLDETLDAEEVFGTVEAVKTVSDLFLPVAGEIIEFNESLEDEPEKVNSDPYGEGWMVKVKVSDVSELDSLLSAEDYKALISA, via the coding sequence ATGAATATTCCATCAGAATTAAAATATACTAAAGACCACGAGTGGGTTAAAATAGAAGGAGATGTAATTACAATAGGTATTACAGATTTTGCACAGAGCGAATTAGGTGATATTGTTTATGTAGAAGTTGAAACTTTAGACGAAACATTAGATGCTGAAGAAGTATTTGGTACAGTTGAAGCGGTAAAAACGGTTTCAGATTTATTTTTACCTGTTGCAGGAGAAATTATAGAATTTAATGAGTCTCTTGAAGATGAGCCAGAAAAAGTAAACTCAGATCCTTATGGTGAAGGTTGGATGGTTAAAGTTAAAGTGTCAGATGTTTCAGAATTAGATTCATTATTATCTGCCGAAGATTACAAAGCGCTAATTAGTGCTTAA
- a CDS encoding VanZ family protein — protein sequence MLKKFSLLVSVFYTIMLSALSLMKLKDVVKDLPSFNDKVGHVLAHFLFVILWFVVFHYKFSFKYSKALSLAALFSLVYGIAIELLQGWITVSRESDFKDVLANVLGMVFASLLLLSIKKRAIKKNNSLLF from the coding sequence GTGCTTAAGAAATTTAGTCTTTTAGTAAGTGTTTTTTACACGATAATGTTATCTGCTTTAAGCTTAATGAAGTTAAAAGATGTTGTTAAAGATTTACCATCATTTAACGATAAAGTAGGACATGTTTTAGCACATTTTCTTTTCGTTATACTATGGTTTGTAGTGTTTCATTATAAATTTAGCTTTAAATACAGTAAGGCTTTAAGTCTTGCGGCACTATTTTCATTGGTATATGGTATAGCTATAGAATTACTACAAGGTTGGATTACTGTAAGTAGAGAAAGTGACTTTAAAGACGTGTTAGCAAATGTTTTAGGAATGGTATTTGCTTCATTACTTTTATTAAGTATAAAAAAACGCGCCATAAAAAAGAATAATAGCTTGCTTTTTTGA
- a CDS encoding energy transducer TonB, with protein sequence METKKNPKANVGRNSSLYFAVGMLLMLGLTYTAINYKTYDERVVDNRSIDVDDELDEEIPITNQAPPPPPPPPPPPPAPEVIDVVEDEAEIEETVIESTETTQEEEIVEVEDVEVEEIEEDVEVSFAVIESVPVYPGCEKGNNDQKRKCMSDAINKIVSRKFDLDLGQELGLSGKQRIYARFTIDKAGNIVNVKTRGPHPGLEKEARRVVGLIPKMKPGKQRGKPVKVTFDLPITFNVQD encoded by the coding sequence ATGGAAACAAAGAAAAACCCTAAAGCAAACGTAGGCAGAAACAGCTCTCTCTATTTTGCGGTTGGTATGTTGTTAATGTTAGGTTTAACATATACGGCTATCAATTACAAAACATACGACGAGCGTGTTGTAGATAATAGGTCTATTGATGTTGATGACGAATTGGATGAAGAAATTCCAATTACAAATCAAGCACCACCACCACCACCACCACCACCACCACCACCACCAGCGCCAGAAGTTATTGATGTTGTTGAAGATGAAGCGGAAATAGAGGAAACGGTTATCGAATCTACAGAAACAACTCAAGAAGAAGAAATTGTTGAAGTTGAAGATGTTGAAGTAGAAGAGATAGAAGAAGATGTAGAAGTTTCTTTCGCAGTAATCGAAAGTGTACCTGTATATCCTGGTTGTGAAAAAGGAAACAACGATCAGAAACGTAAATGTATGTCTGATGCAATTAACAAAATAGTTTCAAGAAAATTCGATTTAGACTTAGGTCAAGAATTGGGTTTAAGTGGTAAACAACGTATTTATGCTCGTTTTACTATAGACAAAGCAGGAAACATTGTTAACGTTAAAACACGTGGTCCACATCCTGGATTAGAAAAAGAAGCTAGAAGAGTTGTTGGTTTAATACCAAAAATGAAACCTGGTAAGCAAAGAGGAAAGCCTGTGAAAGTAACTTTCGATTTGCCAATAACATTTAATGTACAAGACTAA
- a CDS encoding energy transducer TonB, with translation MNNSKKSHDLVRQNEINVQKSQKHDVNLQKNSTLYFQVGLILCLLASYGALEMSFEGSKELVYVTHEKDDSIYEVDPKIYKIVKEVKHVPKEEIVKPKPKNPDFKIVDDLEEIKKVEAKLVDVVVPPNKKPVLSTDDPSLVIEDIEPIINIMAVQQVPIFPGCEKETNNEGRRKCLSEKLSKLVQRKFDTDVATDLGITGKQKIYVSFKINKLGEVEIIETKAKHTALEKEANRVVGKIPTMQPGKNNNKPVVVSYMLPINFNIQ, from the coding sequence ATGAACAATTCAAAGAAAAGTCACGATCTCGTTCGTCAAAACGAGATTAACGTGCAGAAATCGCAAAAACATGATGTAAATTTACAAAAAAACTCAACGCTGTACTTTCAGGTTGGATTAATTTTGTGCTTGTTGGCAAGTTATGGTGCTTTAGAGATGTCTTTTGAGGGATCTAAGGAGTTAGTCTATGTAACTCATGAAAAGGATGATTCCATCTATGAGGTTGATCCTAAAATTTACAAAATTGTAAAAGAAGTTAAGCACGTACCTAAAGAGGAAATAGTTAAGCCTAAGCCTAAAAATCCTGATTTTAAAATTGTAGACGATTTAGAAGAAATTAAGAAAGTGGAAGCTAAACTTGTTGATGTTGTTGTTCCTCCAAATAAAAAGCCTGTTCTTTCTACAGATGATCCAAGTTTGGTTATTGAAGATATTGAACCAATAATAAATATTATGGCTGTACAACAAGTGCCAATTTTCCCTGGTTGTGAGAAAGAAACAAACAATGAAGGTAGAAGGAAATGTTTGTCTGAAAAATTATCAAAACTAGTACAGAGAAAATTTGATACAGATGTAGCAACTGATTTAGGTATAACTGGAAAACAGAAAATTTATGTTTCTTTTAAAATCAATAAACTTGGAGAGGTTGAAATTATTGAAACGAAAGCTAAACATACAGCGTTAGAAAAAGAAGCCAATAGAGTGGTTGGTAAGATTCCAACAATGCAGCCAGGAAAAAATAATAATAAGCCAGTTGTGGTGTCGTATATGCTTCCAATTAATTTCAATATTCAATAA
- a CDS encoding gliding motility protein RemB produces the protein MKFYAFILILCFQSLAIAQDNNEKPPVFDSCKEEPIANMQKCFDAKVFNLIFENFKVSETISEANYKGEVVILFEVDKEGYFRTMYVDAVYPELKAEVIRVIKEFPKVDPATYNSNPTYKQYSIVLKIPLEDQTIVAQDLALQNKKQIEQELSALELAAKNELDRVNADYIKYDNSEYSSQLNIPFSHENYSKFDRATNLIGTNSHTASKPFIYEEVSAYHDFNAENEALKKETQTWAGKKLWNEHLVQLQGSDYWFTVDPIFDLQVGKDTDADFSSTFNNTRGVFIQGGLGATFNFSASVYENQGRFAQYFNDYADSIKSEGGDPAIIPGRGIAKRFKEDAYDYPVAEAYLSYTPAKFINVQFGHGKNFIGDGYRSLLQSDAASPYPYLKLNTKFWKIKYTNTYTWLKDVRAEVTEDGAFLTKYIANHYLSWNVNKRLNLGLFESVIWANTNDRGFDINYLNPVIFYRAIEFETGQDAGNAIVGASAKYKINDNFNMYSQFVLDEFSLGDAKGGEGSWKNKFGLQLGVKYYNAFKVKDLMLQAEYNAVRPYTYSHNTITLNYAHNNQPMAHLWGANFRELVLIGRYRKGRLFGEAKLITGIRGFDINNGTDNFNYGGNIFRDEVDRPFDSGVKIGQGIQTTTINASLQAGFLLNPASNLKLFTNVSYRNFNPDAIGEAELRSSSVWFNIGLRTDLFNWYYDL, from the coding sequence ATGAAGTTTTATGCTTTCATTTTAATACTATGTTTTCAGTCTTTAGCAATTGCTCAAGATAATAACGAAAAGCCTCCTGTTTTCGATTCTTGTAAAGAAGAACCAATTGCTAACATGCAAAAATGTTTCGATGCTAAAGTGTTCAATTTAATATTTGAAAACTTCAAAGTATCAGAGACCATAAGCGAAGCTAATTACAAAGGAGAAGTTGTTATTTTATTCGAAGTAGATAAAGAGGGTTACTTTAGAACCATGTATGTGGATGCTGTTTATCCAGAGTTAAAAGCCGAAGTTATTCGTGTTATTAAAGAATTCCCAAAAGTAGACCCAGCAACTTATAATAGTAATCCAACGTACAAGCAATACTCAATAGTATTAAAAATCCCATTAGAAGACCAAACAATTGTTGCTCAGGATTTAGCACTTCAAAATAAAAAACAAATAGAACAAGAGCTAAGTGCTTTAGAATTAGCTGCTAAAAATGAGCTTGATAGAGTAAATGCAGATTATATAAAATACGATAATAGCGAATATTCAAGTCAGTTAAATATTCCGTTTTCGCATGAAAATTATTCTAAGTTTGATCGTGCAACAAATTTAATAGGCACAAATAGCCATACAGCCTCAAAACCATTTATTTATGAAGAGGTTTCTGCTTATCATGATTTTAATGCTGAAAATGAAGCTTTAAAAAAAGAAACTCAAACTTGGGCAGGAAAGAAATTATGGAATGAGCACTTGGTACAACTACAAGGTTCAGACTATTGGTTTACTGTAGATCCAATTTTTGATTTACAAGTAGGAAAAGATACTGATGCAGATTTTAGTTCTACTTTCAATAATACAAGAGGCGTTTTTATACAAGGAGGATTAGGTGCGACATTTAATTTCTCGGCTTCGGTTTACGAAAACCAAGGTCGTTTTGCACAGTATTTTAATGACTATGCAGATAGTATTAAATCGGAAGGTGGAGATCCTGCCATTATTCCTGGTCGTGGTATTGCTAAGCGCTTTAAAGAGGATGCTTATGATTATCCTGTGGCAGAAGCGTATCTGTCTTACACACCAGCAAAATTTATTAATGTCCAATTTGGACATGGAAAGAATTTTATTGGTGATGGCTATCGTTCATTGTTGCAAAGTGATGCAGCAAGCCCGTATCCTTATTTAAAATTGAATACTAAGTTTTGGAAAATAAAATATACAAACACATACACGTGGTTAAAAGATGTAAGAGCAGAAGTTACCGAAGATGGAGCCTTTTTAACTAAATACATTGCTAACCACTATTTAAGTTGGAATGTAAACAAGCGTTTAAATTTAGGATTGTTCGAATCTGTAATATGGGCAAATACAAACGATAGAGGTTTCGATATTAATTATTTGAATCCTGTTATTTTCTATCGCGCTATCGAGTTTGAAACCGGACAAGATGCAGGAAATGCTATTGTTGGAGCTTCTGCAAAATATAAGATTAACGATAATTTTAATATGTATTCTCAATTTGTTTTAGATGAATTTTCATTAGGTGACGCTAAAGGAGGAGAAGGTAGTTGGAAAAATAAATTTGGATTACAATTAGGTGTAAAGTATTACAATGCTTTTAAAGTGAAAGATTTAATGCTTCAAGCGGAATATAACGCAGTACGACCTTATACCTATTCGCATAATACAATAACACTAAACTATGCGCATAATAACCAGCCAATGGCACACCTTTGGGGAGCAAACTTTAGAGAGTTAGTATTGATAGGCCGTTATAGAAAAGGCAGATTGTTTGGAGAAGCTAAACTAATAACAGGAATTCGCGGTTTTGATATTAATAATGGTACAGATAATTTTAATTATGGAGGTAATATTTTTAGAGATGAAGTAGATAGACCTTTCGATTCTGGAGTAAAAATTGGGCAAGGCATACAAACAACTACTATTAATGCAAGCTTACAAGCAGGCTTTCTTCTAAATCCTGCATCAAATTTAAAATTGTTTACTAATGTGAGCTATCGTAATTTTAATCCTGATGCTATTGGTGAGGCGGAACTAAGAAGCAGTTCTGTTTGGTTTAATATTGGATTGAGAACAGATTTGTTTAATTGGTATTATGATTTGTAG